CCACTGTACAGACGCAACATCCTGTGGCTCATCGTTAAACGATGTCACGCAGCAGTTTCAAGAACAACGCGCTTGGCCGATATAGAGTCCCGAACCGCCCATCGGTGCAGCCAAGGGTCGCGGCTCTACAGCTACTGGCACCGCTTCTACTCGCCCGAACGAAGAGACGCATGGATGCGCCTCTACACTAAACTGGCCTCCTGTGGCAGCAGCAAAGACGAGTCGCCGTAGCTCAGGAAGCGGTAGTTGTGGGCCAGGGCGTGGTCGTACACGCGGCGCCAGTTGTTGCCGAGCAGGGCGGCTATCAGCAGGAGCAGGGTGCTTTCAGGCTGGTGGAAATTGGTGATGAGGCCCTGGGTGAGGCGGAAACGGTAACCGGGCGCAATCAGCAGCTGGGTGGTGGCGTGTAGCTCCTGGCTGCCATTGGCTTCCAGATGGGACAGCAAAGTCCTTAGTGCTGCTTCTACGGGCACTTCAGCCTCCGGCTTGTATGGCTCCCACTGCCCTACGTGCAGGGTGTCAGCACCTCCGGTAGCCGGCTGCCGGGCCAGGCGCGCCCCCAGCCAATATAAGCTTTCCAGGGTGCGCAGGCTGGTGGTGCCCACCGGAATAACGGGGCGCGGCAAGTGGGCCAGCAGCTGCCGTAACGTAGTCTGCGTCACGCTGATAGGCTCCCCGTGCATGGGGTGGCCAGCCATGCGCTCGGCTTTCACGGGTTGAAACGTGCCGGCCCCCACGTGCAGCGTGACGCGGGCCGAGGCCGTACCATGCTGGGCCAGTTGGACCAGCACCTCGTCGGAAAAGTGCAGGCCGGCGGTGGGGGCAGCTACGGCGCCTTCCTGGGCCGCGTACACGGTTTGGTAACGCACGGCATCCACGTCGGTGTCGGTGCGGTTGAGGTAGGGCGGCAGGGGCAAATGGCCGGCGGCCCGCAGCACCTCGGCAAAGGGCAGGTGGGCCGGCGTCCAGCTGAACCGAATCAGGGCGTAGCCTTCGCCCTGCTCCATCCGCTCGGCCGTCAGCACGGCCGGCTGACCATCGGCGGCAAACGCCAGCGTCACTGGCCCCGACTTCCACCGCTTGCCATTGCCCACCAGGCATTTCCACACGCAGCTGCCGGTTTGCTGCATGGCGGGCTCAATGGCCCGGTGCGGCGCCACCGGCTCCAGACAAAACAGCTCCACTATGCCCCCCGTAGGCTTGTGCGCAAACAGCCGGGCGCGCACTACTTTGGTGTCGTTGAATACCAGCATGGAGGCAGCGGGCAGCAACTGGGGCAATTCGTAAAAATGTCGGTCGGTGATAGCGCCGCCCTGGTACACCAGCAGCTTGGACTGGTCGCGCTGGGGCAAAGGCTCCGCCGCAATGCGCTCCGCGGGAAGCTGGTAGGTAAAGTCGTGAATGGAAAGCTGACGAGGATCAGGAGCTGAGACAGTCATAGGCTGCAAAGGTACGCCGCCCTTTATTGGCTCCGATACCTCATTTACTGACCCGTGCCCACATTGGCGGGCCTCTAGCCTGCTACCGTCCGAGCCGTTAGGACGAGGCGTGTGGTACCGTTCCAGCGTCTCGTTCTGATGAGGCAGGCCGGGACCTCCCGAATAACCAGCACAGGGCGCAGCCTCGCGCTGTCGGAATACTGTTGACGGATGGTCAGTGTCGCCTCACTGAGGCCTTACACACAAAGTATGCGCTGTTCTCTACCGATATACCGTCCCCTCGGGGCTGCCGTTTCGTAGGCCTCTGCTCACCACGGCCGCTTACCTTGCCCTTCGGAAAAACATGAGGTGCTGCTGCGGCAACGATTCCACAGTATTTACCAGCTCCAAACCTACGGCGGCCAGCTCCCGTTTGGCCTGGGCAATGCTCATTTTGTGAATGCGCTTGATGGGCACGTTCGGGGCCTCGGCCCGGTATTCTACCAGCGCCACACGGCCGGTAGGCGAAAGAGAGTTGCGAATGGCGCGCATCATCTCGCGCGGGTGGTCGAACTCATGGTAGGCATC
This region of Hymenobacter sp. YIM 151500-1 genomic DNA includes:
- a CDS encoding S-adenosylmethionine:tRNA ribosyltransferase-isomerase produces the protein MTVSAPDPRQLSIHDFTYQLPAERIAAEPLPQRDQSKLLVYQGGAITDRHFYELPQLLPAASMLVFNDTKVVRARLFAHKPTGGIVELFCLEPVAPHRAIEPAMQQTGSCVWKCLVGNGKRWKSGPVTLAFAADGQPAVLTAERMEQGEGYALIRFSWTPAHLPFAEVLRAAGHLPLPPYLNRTDTDVDAVRYQTVYAAQEGAVAAPTAGLHFSDEVLVQLAQHGTASARVTLHVGAGTFQPVKAERMAGHPMHGEPISVTQTTLRQLLAHLPRPVIPVGTTSLRTLESLYWLGARLARQPATGGADTLHVGQWEPYKPEAEVPVEAALRTLLSHLEANGSQELHATTQLLIAPGYRFRLTQGLITNFHQPESTLLLLIAALLGNNWRRVYDHALAHNYRFLSYGDSSLLLPQEASLV